In Edaphobacter dinghuensis, a genomic segment contains:
- a CDS encoding nitrate/nitrite transporter has translation MANLKTFMKSGHPPTLLAAFLYFDFSFAVWVLNGAMGPFISEQFHLSQGQVGLMVSVPTLAGAFMRFPLGVVSQYIGRKNAAIIEMSAIVIALLYGFFFVKTFHDVLAMGVLLGIAGASFGVALSLGSGWFPKQYKGLAMGIAGAGNSGTAVAALFAPRLATHYGWQHVYGFAAAMMLLPLIVMIVFAKEPPDIEHQSLSDHLKCLWEKDGWAFNLVYIITFGGFIGLATFLPSFFVKQFHVTKIQAGSLTVLATLTGSATRVLGGWFADRIGGITTLSVVFLIVIAGLFGLIASPSLLITTLLFMLCFAALGAGNGATFQLVPLRWPLTTAVAGGMIGEVGALGGGILPNLLGQSKQHTGSYSTGFIAYATMAFLILILLRVVSRQWMKTWVGAGGRALPDNKAIVMAAD, from the coding sequence ATGGCAAATCTAAAAACATTCATGAAGTCCGGACATCCACCAACTCTCCTCGCGGCCTTCCTCTACTTCGACTTCAGCTTCGCCGTCTGGGTTCTCAACGGAGCCATGGGCCCCTTCATCTCCGAGCAGTTCCATCTCTCCCAGGGCCAGGTCGGCCTCATGGTCTCCGTCCCCACGCTCGCCGGAGCCTTCATGCGCTTTCCGCTCGGCGTCGTCTCGCAATACATCGGCAGAAAAAACGCAGCCATCATCGAGATGTCGGCCATCGTCATCGCCCTTCTCTACGGCTTCTTCTTCGTCAAGACCTTCCACGACGTCCTCGCCATGGGCGTCCTGCTCGGCATCGCCGGAGCCAGCTTCGGCGTTGCGCTATCGCTGGGCTCAGGCTGGTTCCCCAAGCAATACAAAGGTCTCGCTATGGGCATCGCCGGAGCAGGCAACAGCGGCACCGCCGTGGCCGCACTCTTCGCTCCGCGCCTCGCCACCCACTACGGCTGGCAGCACGTCTACGGCTTCGCCGCGGCGATGATGCTGCTCCCCCTCATCGTCATGATCGTCTTCGCCAAAGAGCCACCAGACATCGAGCACCAGAGTCTCAGCGACCATCTCAAGTGCCTCTGGGAAAAAGACGGCTGGGCCTTCAATCTCGTCTACATCATCACCTTCGGCGGCTTCATCGGCCTCGCCACATTCCTGCCATCATTCTTCGTCAAGCAATTTCACGTAACTAAAATTCAGGCCGGAAGCCTCACCGTCCTCGCCACGCTCACAGGCAGTGCAACCCGCGTCCTGGGCGGCTGGTTCGCCGACCGCATCGGCGGAATCACCACACTCTCTGTCGTCTTCCTCATCGTTATCGCCGGACTCTTCGGCCTCATCGCGTCGCCCTCGCTGCTCATCACCACGCTGCTCTTCATGCTCTGCTTCGCCGCTCTCGGCGCGGGCAACGGAGCTACCTTCCAACTCGTTCCTCTTCGCTGGCCACTCACCACGGCAGTTGCCGGAGGCATGATCGGAGAGGTCGGCGCGCTCGGTGGCGGCATCCTGCCCAACCTCCTCGGTCAGTCCAAACAACACACCGGCTCCTACTCCACTGGCTTCATCGCCTATGCCACAATGGCGTTCCTTATCCTCATCCTGTTGCGTGTCGTCTCTCGCCAATGGATGAAGACATGGGTCGGCGCAGGCGGTCGCGCACTCCCAGACAACAAAGCCATCGTGATGGCTGCCGATTAA
- a CDS encoding alpha/beta fold hydrolase, with amino-acid sequence MSSNIPLTTIHRVQADGVNVFYREAGPADAPIVLLLHGFPTSSFQYRELIPRLADKYRVIAPDLPGFGFTEIPANRNYKYNFDSLAKTVEAFTEALGLKRYALYIFDYGAPTGLRLAMAHPERVTAIISQNGNAYEDGLGDAWAPIRRYWSSPTPENREALREVLSLEGIRFQYTHGTPDPAAIAPEGYTLDTALISRPGNADIQLDLFLDYANNVKLYPAFQEYFRKSQPPLLAVWGKNDPFFIPPGAEAFKRDIPNATVQFLDTGHFALESHVEEISVAMRQFLAKVAV; translated from the coding sequence ATGAGCTCCAATATTCCCCTCACAACAATTCACCGTGTCCAAGCCGATGGCGTCAACGTCTTCTATCGCGAAGCAGGCCCCGCCGACGCCCCTATCGTATTGTTATTACACGGCTTCCCCACATCTTCCTTCCAATATCGCGAGCTGATCCCGCGCCTCGCCGACAAGTACCGAGTCATCGCCCCCGACCTCCCCGGCTTCGGCTTCACCGAAATTCCCGCTAACCGCAACTATAAGTATAACTTCGACTCGCTCGCCAAGACAGTTGAAGCATTTACCGAAGCGCTCGGCCTGAAACGCTATGCGCTCTATATCTTTGATTATGGGGCACCTACCGGCCTTCGCCTTGCCATGGCGCACCCTGAACGAGTCACAGCGATCATCTCGCAGAACGGCAACGCCTACGAAGATGGCCTGGGCGATGCGTGGGCTCCTATCCGGAGATACTGGAGCAGTCCTACCCCGGAAAATCGTGAGGCATTGCGCGAGGTTCTTAGCCTTGAAGGCATTCGCTTTCAGTACACGCACGGCACGCCCGATCCTGCGGCGATTGCGCCTGAGGGTTATACGCTCGATACGGCTTTGATAAGTCGTCCTGGCAACGCGGACATTCAACTGGACCTCTTTCTCGACTATGCAAATAATGTGAAGCTCTATCCGGCTTTTCAGGAGTACTTCCGCAAGTCGCAGCCGCCGCTGCTGGCGGTCTGGGGTAAGAACGATCCTTTCTTTATTCCGCCGGGGGCAGAGGCTTTCAAGCGTGATATTCCGAATGCGACGGTACAGTTTCTGGACACGGGCCACTTTGCTTTGGAGAGTCATGTTGAGGAGATCTCTGTAGCTATGCGGCAGTTTCTTGCTAAGGTTGCGGTTTAA
- a CDS encoding glycoside hydrolase family 31 protein — translation MLEPYAPNIVRVTLSLNKADAVSAPGYGITASPSAAGWSQESGTSGDVFKSDRMVVTVGKSGHWTPTGTAADIAKFFNGSTPGVGISFKTPDGKPILSMQGWQMSVPNHKDGNADILYDRRPTDHEFFQVGASFHSPKDEHYYGLGQNQEGYMDRRGHVVRCAHDYNAPAGQSVCVPFVVTNYGYGLMWDNPSRTTVAFGFNDQTRWTSDVGQRVSFFVIAGKTYDEIYEGYRLLTGSTPMLPKSAYGYIQCKQRYTSQQEVLDVAKGYRERHLPADVMVIDWFYYTKMGQMDMDPAKWPDPTAMNRELHQMGFHSMISIWPRFVPGSRFYDMILKNGWFEHLADGTPTNGLPYDRAGSDIDTTNPDAAKWYWDTVRDNFVSKGFDAFWADETEPDLPPNGSYFHVGPGTEYFNVYPLFHTAAFYNGFRQDLKSRALILSRDAYLGAQHNGAIFWSSDISPNWDTLKRQVPTGINFVASGMPYWSTDIGGWQYLPGSHTPEHPPLLDPSDARDNVGHYDDYPELYTRWFEYGAFQPNFRSHGSRNHNEVWSYGKQAEPILEKYLRLRYELMPYIYSLGYMTHETGAPFMRGLFMDFSNDEKVANIGDEYMFGPAFLVAPVTEQGATTRSVYLPAGTDWYNFWTNERLHGGQRVTVAAPIDTLPLFVRAGSIVPLGEAVESTNEVQKIAKVRVYPGADGDFNLYSDDGTTYDYEKGKDEIAHLHWSDASSKLSSTGAKAWTKPDAEIVEVVGK, via the coding sequence ATGCTGGAGCCTTATGCGCCAAATATTGTGCGCGTCACTTTGAGCTTGAATAAAGCTGACGCTGTCAGCGCTCCGGGCTATGGCATTACGGCCAGCCCTTCTGCTGCGGGTTGGTCGCAGGAGAGCGGCACGAGCGGCGATGTCTTTAAGTCTGATCGCATGGTGGTGACGGTTGGTAAGAGCGGTCATTGGACTCCTACCGGGACGGCTGCCGATATTGCGAAGTTTTTTAATGGCTCGACGCCTGGGGTGGGGATTTCGTTCAAGACGCCGGATGGTAAGCCGATTTTGAGCATGCAGGGATGGCAGATGTCGGTGCCGAACCATAAGGATGGTAATGCGGATATTCTTTACGATCGGCGACCGACGGACCATGAATTTTTTCAGGTAGGGGCTTCGTTCCATTCGCCCAAGGACGAGCATTACTACGGGCTGGGTCAGAACCAGGAAGGATATATGGACCGGCGCGGGCACGTTGTTCGCTGTGCGCACGATTACAACGCGCCTGCGGGGCAGAGCGTTTGTGTTCCTTTTGTGGTTACAAATTATGGCTATGGGTTGATGTGGGACAATCCTTCGCGGACGACGGTGGCGTTCGGCTTCAACGACCAGACGCGCTGGACCTCGGATGTGGGGCAGCGGGTTTCGTTTTTTGTGATCGCGGGCAAGACGTATGACGAGATCTATGAGGGGTACAGGCTGCTGACGGGTTCGACGCCGATGCTGCCTAAGTCGGCCTATGGCTATATCCAGTGCAAGCAGCGGTACACGTCGCAGCAAGAGGTGCTGGATGTGGCGAAGGGATATCGCGAGCGGCATCTGCCTGCGGATGTGATGGTGATCGACTGGTTCTATTACACAAAGATGGGCCAGATGGATATGGACCCGGCGAAGTGGCCTGATCCGACGGCGATGAATCGTGAGCTACACCAGATGGGATTTCACAGCATGATCAGCATATGGCCGCGTTTCGTTCCAGGGTCGCGATTCTACGACATGATTTTGAAGAACGGATGGTTCGAGCATCTGGCGGATGGAACGCCTACGAATGGATTGCCCTATGATCGTGCGGGGTCGGACATTGATACGACGAATCCGGATGCGGCGAAGTGGTATTGGGACACGGTTCGCGACAACTTTGTGAGCAAGGGCTTCGATGCGTTCTGGGCGGATGAGACGGAGCCGGACCTGCCGCCGAATGGAAGCTACTTCCATGTTGGGCCGGGAACGGAGTACTTCAACGTCTATCCGCTGTTTCATACGGCTGCGTTTTATAACGGGTTTCGTCAAGACCTGAAATCGCGGGCGTTGATTCTTTCGCGTGATGCTTATCTGGGAGCGCAGCATAATGGTGCGATCTTCTGGTCTTCGGATATCTCGCCGAACTGGGACACGTTGAAGCGGCAGGTACCTACGGGAATTAATTTTGTGGCTTCGGGTATGCCTTACTGGAGCACGGACATTGGTGGTTGGCAGTACCTGCCGGGTTCGCATACGCCGGAGCATCCTCCGCTGCTCGATCCTTCGGATGCGCGGGACAATGTGGGCCACTATGACGACTATCCTGAGCTTTATACGCGGTGGTTTGAGTATGGAGCGTTTCAGCCGAACTTCCGTAGCCATGGCAGCCGTAACCACAACGAGGTCTGGTCATATGGCAAGCAGGCGGAGCCGATACTGGAGAAGTATCTGCGGCTCCGCTATGAGCTGATGCCTTATATCTACTCGCTGGGTTATATGACGCATGAGACGGGCGCGCCGTTTATGCGCGGGTTGTTCATGGACTTTTCGAACGACGAGAAGGTCGCGAACATTGGCGATGAGTACATGTTTGGACCGGCGTTTCTGGTGGCTCCAGTGACGGAGCAGGGAGCGACGACGCGCTCGGTCTATCTGCCTGCGGGAACGGACTGGTATAACTTCTGGACCAATGAGCGGCTGCATGGCGGACAGCGCGTGACGGTGGCTGCGCCGATCGATACGCTGCCGCTGTTTGTGCGGGCGGGCTCGATTGTGCCGCTGGGTGAAGCCGTGGAGAGCACGAACGAAGTGCAGAAGATCGCGAAGGTTCGTGTGTATCCGGGTGCGGATGGCGACTTCAACCTATACAGCGACGATGGAACGACCTATGACTATGAGAAGGGCAAGGATGAGATTGCTCATCTGCATTGGTCGGATGCTAGCAGCAAGCTGAGTTCGACGGGTGCGAAGGCGTGGACGAAACCGGATGCGGAGATTGTTGAGGTGGTAGGGAAGTAG
- a CDS encoding TlpA family protein disulfide reductase — translation MMHKHKLITIASIMLCCLVATAYAKRAPNLEAKNLSGTTEKIASLRGSIAVINFWATWCGPCREEMPRLAKLKDEYSANSVRFIAISVDEPKNRAKIEPFLKAQNIDLDVWVGGDLDMLERAGLGNVLPATLIIDQQGEIIGRIMGEAKDEDIKSRLDWLLHGRQGPAPDPLLKRY, via the coding sequence ATGATGCATAAACATAAACTCATAACCATCGCCTCAATAATGCTCTGCTGCCTGGTGGCTACGGCATACGCTAAACGCGCTCCCAACCTCGAAGCTAAAAATCTTTCAGGCACAACCGAAAAAATTGCCTCTCTACGCGGCTCGATAGCCGTCATCAACTTCTGGGCTACATGGTGCGGCCCTTGCAGAGAAGAGATGCCGCGGCTCGCGAAGCTGAAAGACGAATACTCTGCCAACAGCGTTCGCTTTATAGCAATCTCAGTCGACGAGCCCAAGAACAGAGCCAAGATCGAACCCTTCCTCAAAGCCCAGAATATTGATCTGGATGTCTGGGTCGGCGGAGACCTCGACATGCTCGAGCGCGCCGGACTAGGCAACGTGCTCCCTGCCACACTCATCATCGATCAGCAAGGCGAGATCATCGGCCGCATCATGGGCGAAGCCAAAGATGAAGACATCAAGAGCCGTCTCGACTGGCTTCTGCACGGACGCCAAGGGCCCGCACCCGATCCACTGCTGAAGCGTTACTAA
- a CDS encoding pyridoxal phosphate-dependent aminotransferase, with amino-acid sequence MPSTTSNLRVSQISPLIFQSEIRSMSVECDRVGGINLAQGICDTDLPDSVADQAIEAIRTGQNIYTRLDGIAPLRQAIAAKLLRHNKIAADPDSEILVTSGATGALYAASLALLNPGDEVILFEPFYGYHVSGLLSMRVKPVIVPLAPPDWQLNLDTLRQSITPRTRAIILNTPSNPSGKVFSAAELQAVADLAIEHDLFVITDEIYEYFLFDGARHISIATLPGMAERTITISGLSKTFSITGWRVGYLTASAKWIPSIGYFHDLTYVCSPAPLQYGSVAGLTQLSESFYESLSTEYQQKRDQLCQALTDAGLPPSIPAGAYYILADVSRLPGDTAQKKARNLLAATGVAAVAGTAFFAEGRGENTLRFCFGKKPEALDRACEALRSL; translated from the coding sequence ATGCCATCGACCACATCCAATCTCCGCGTCAGCCAGATCTCCCCTCTCATCTTCCAGTCCGAAATCCGCTCCATGTCCGTCGAGTGCGACCGCGTCGGTGGCATCAACCTCGCGCAAGGCATCTGCGATACCGACCTTCCCGACTCCGTAGCCGATCAGGCCATCGAAGCCATTCGTACCGGCCAGAACATCTACACGCGCCTCGACGGCATCGCCCCTCTGCGCCAGGCCATCGCCGCAAAACTCCTGCGCCATAACAAAATCGCAGCCGACCCCGACTCCGAGATCCTCGTCACCTCCGGCGCAACCGGAGCCCTCTACGCCGCCAGCCTCGCTCTCCTCAATCCCGGCGACGAGGTCATCCTCTTCGAGCCCTTCTACGGCTATCACGTCAGCGGCCTGCTCTCCATGCGCGTGAAACCCGTCATCGTCCCGCTCGCACCGCCAGACTGGCAGCTCAATCTCGACACCCTCCGCCAAAGCATCACGCCGCGCACTCGCGCCATCATCCTCAACACGCCATCCAACCCGTCCGGCAAAGTCTTCAGCGCAGCCGAACTACAAGCCGTTGCCGATCTCGCCATCGAACACGATCTCTTCGTCATCACCGACGAGATCTACGAGTACTTCCTCTTCGACGGCGCTCGTCACATCAGCATCGCAACCCTGCCGGGCATGGCCGAGCGCACCATCACCATCTCCGGTCTCTCCAAAACCTTCAGCATCACCGGCTGGCGCGTCGGCTACCTCACCGCCAGCGCAAAGTGGATACCCTCCATCGGTTACTTTCACGACCTCACCTACGTCTGCAGCCCCGCGCCCCTGCAATACGGTAGCGTCGCCGGACTCACCCAGCTCTCCGAATCCTTCTACGAAAGCCTCTCCACCGAGTACCAACAAAAACGCGACCAGCTCTGCCAGGCACTCACCGACGCCGGACTCCCGCCATCCATCCCCGCCGGAGCCTACTACATCCTCGCCGACGTCAGCCGCCTTCCCGGCGACACCGCGCAGAAGAAAGCACGCAACCTGCTCGCCGCCACCGGTGTAGCCGCCGTAGCCGGAACCGCTTTCTTCGCCGAAGGCCGAGGCGAAAACACTCTCCGCTTCTGCTTCGGCAAAAAACCCGAAGCCCTCGACCGCGCCTGCGAAGCACTAAGAAGCCTGTAA